The Neurospora crassa OR74A linkage group IV, whole genome shotgun sequence genome has a segment encoding these proteins:
- a CDS encoding NADPH-dependent FMN/FAD containing oxidoreductase, which produces MGEPVLAASVAKSTTMEGRNLILLYGSETGNSEEIAMELAKMAERLHFNTVVGEMDDFKLTDLLRYSLAIFVTSTTGQGDMPKNTTTLWKSLRRTKLNNTNCLAPVKFSIFGLGDSSYPKFNWAARKLRVRLLQLGASEFFRPGEADERHENGLDSIYLPWYQELRESLLSQFPLPKGIEPIPDDAPLPPKYNIRLVPSTGSLKDKITNGEGHVSQVEDNEQLAARFERMSTESEATEAPGQKDGTDVPDFPPAKLLPIPGSFTAQVVCNKRVTPEDHWQDVRHIEFELRSPGRNGAMSFAGQTLLIYPKNYPKDVQKLIDLMGWSEVAEQRIEIDWVKGTRPRDYHFLKDATIRDVLTHNFDISAVPKRTFLEFMAYHTTNPLEKERLHELTQRGDSDEFYDYTSRPRRTILEVLEDFPGVKIPYTRLLEFPIIRPREFSLCNGGDPAVNAKDLVISNEQDTTTTTTTDVYKFEILAALVHYRTIIRKPRQGLCSRYLRHLPVGTTVQIGIKPPSSPFAMDDPSFYSRPLIGVATGTGIAPFRALLQDRCLVQEDQQKLGPTLLFFGCRNAAADFHFQAEWGTVPNLTVYPAFSRDNDSSSTEEEETKLALQRAAGIYDAGKNYVQNQIRQHAAEVGELLRQNPIIVVCGNSGRMPKSVREALEDAAVGSGVVADKEEAKGWFDRKENCVYWQETW; this is translated from the exons ATGGGGGAACCCGTGTTGGCTGCTTCGGTTGCGAAGTCGACCACGATGGAGGGAAGGAATCTCATCCTGCTCTATGGATCTGAAACAGGTAATTCAGAGGAAATCGCCATGGAGCTGGCCAAAATGGCGGAGAGATTACACTTCAATACTGTTGTTGGCGAAATGGATGACTTCAAGTTG ACGGACTTGTTGCGCTACTCTTTGGCCATCTTTGTCACCTCTACCACGGGCCAGGGTGATATGCCAAAGAACACAACCACGCTGTGGAAAAGTCTTAGACGTACCAAGCTCAACAATACCAACTGCCTTGCACCTGTAAAGTTCTCCATCTTCGGACTTGGTGATAGCTCTTATCCAAA GTTTAACTGGGCAGCGCGGAAGCTTCGTGTGCGACTTTTGCAACTTGGTGCTTCCGAATTTTTTAGACCGGGCGAAGCTGACGAGCGACATGAAAATGG ACTCGACAGCATCTATTTGCCCTGGTATCAGGAGTTGAGAGAGTCATTGTTATCTCAATTCCCTCTTCCAAAGGGCATTGAGCCCATACCAGACGACGCTCCACTTCCACCCAAGTACAACATCCGGCTTGTGCCGTCAACCGGCTCACTCAAGGACAAAATCACGAACGGCGAAGGCCATGTCTCGCAAGTCGAGGACAACGAGCAGTTAGCGGCCAGATTCGAGCGGATGAGTACCGAGTCGGAAGCAACTGAGGCCCCGGGGCAGAAGGATGGTACTGACGTCCCAGATTTTCCGCCAGCGAAATTGCTGCCAATACCTGGTTCTTTCACGGCGCAAGTTGTTTGCAACAAGAGGGTGACTCCAGAAGACCACTGGCAAGACGTCCGACACATCGAATTTGAACTCCGCAGTCCAGGACGCAATGGGGCCATGTCCTTTGCCGGTCAAACACTCTTAATCTACCCTAAGAACTATCCCAAGGACGTACAAAAGCTGATTGACTTGATGGGGTGGAGTGAGGTGGCCGAGCAGAGAATCGAAATCGACTGGGTGAAGGGCACTCGGCCAAGAGACTATCACTTTTTGAAGGATGCAACAATTCGCGATGTCCTGACGCACAATTTCGACATTAGCGCCGTCCCCAAACGGACATTCCTCGAGTTCATGGCCTaccacaccaccaacccTCTCGAGAAGGAACGTCTCCACGAGCTCACCCAGCGAGGTGACAGCGACGAGTTCTACGATTACACCTCTCGCCCGCGTCGAACCATCCTCGAGGTCCTCGAGGATTTCCCCGGCGTCAAGATCCCCTATACTCGGCTGCTCGAGTTTCCCATCATCCGCCCCCGCGAGTTCAGCCTCTGCAATGGTGGCGATCCCGCCGTCAACGCCAAGGATCTGGTCATCTCCAACGAACAAgacactactactactactaccaccgaTGTTTACAAGTTCGAAATCCTTGCCGCCCTGGTCCATTACCGTACCATCATCCGCAAACCCCGCCAAGGCCTCTGCTCACGCTATCTCCGCCACCTCCCCGTCGGGACCACCGTCCAAATCGGCATCAAGCCGCCCAGCAGTCCCTTCGCCATGGACGACCCGTCCTTCTACTCGCGACCGCTCATCGGCGTCGCCACGGGGACTGGCATCGCTCCGTTTCGCGCTTTGCTTCAGGACCGTTGTCTCGTCCAAGAAGACCAGCAAAAGCTGGGCccaaccctcctcttcttcggctgCCGCAACGCTGCAGCCGATTTTCACTTCCAGGCGGAATGGGGGACTGTTCCCAATCTAACCGTTTACCCCGCATTCTCCCGGGACAACGACTCGTCCTCtaccgaagaagaagaaaccaaACTTGCCCTCCAACGAGCAGCAGGCATCTACGACGCAGGCAAGAACTACGTCCAAAACCAAATCCGACAGCACGCCGCCGAGGTTGGTGAGTTGTTGAGGCAAAATCCCATTATTGTCGTCTGCGGAAATAGTGGGAGGATGCCCAAGAGCGTGAGGGAGGCGTTGGAGGATGCGGCGGTTGGAAGTGGGGTGGTGgcggataaggaggaggcgaagggGTGGTTTGATCGGAAGGAGAATTGTGTCTATTGGCAGGAGACTTGGTAG